GCTCTGTTCGCGCTTCTGCGCGGTCACCACGATCTCGCCGCTGGCGGCTTCTCCATCCGCGGCCGCGCTGTCCTGAACCTGCTGCGCATGCACGGACAGAGGCAGCGAGATGGAAAACGCCACGCTTCCGAGCGACAGCATTGTGCGGCGATAATTCATGACACCCTCCCTTGTCTGACCGAATTGAGATCGGTCCGATTCCGTTTGCCCCAGGACGCAAAGCGATTCGGGACAACGTTGTCCCGAACGCATAGTGTCGCGCAAAATCGGCGTCAACAGCGGACGGACTTCCGGGAATCTCTGTGGCTGTCAGCGCGCCACAGGTGCCAGCGATTGGCGGGGCACCAGTTCGTAGGGCATGGTCACAACCCGGTCCCATGTCACGCCGTCTCGCGTGTCACGCTTGATCAGGCTGTTACCCGCCAGACGGGCAATTTCGATCGTCGATTGCCGCACCGTGGCGATCCGAGGCCAGGTATGAGCGGAAACGGCAAGCCCGCCGAAACCCACCAGCGACAGCTGACCCGGCACGTCGATGCCCCGTTCGATGGCGGCCGCGAGCACCCCGGCGGCCATTTCGTCGTTCGCGGCAAATATGGCGGTTGGACGTTCGGCCAGAGCCAGCAGTTCGTGCCCCATCTCGAAGCCCGAGGTGAACAGGAAGTTGCCCTGCCGCACCTCCACACGGGTGCCTGCCACGCTGCCGACGATGTCGAGAAAGCCGATCTTGCGTTCGCGCTGGGCCGTATGGCTTTCCGGGCCGTCGATAAAGCCGATCCGCCGATGCCCCATTGCGAGAATGGCTTCTCCCACGTCGTGCGCCGCCTTGTTGTTGTCAATGACGAAGCACAGCCCCCGGTCCAGATCGAGGCCGGGATTGATCCGCGCAAACGGAATCCCCGCGTGATCGAGGAGGTCGAGCACCCATGCGATATCGCATAGCGGCGGCACCAGGATAACGCCGTCCAGCTTTACCAGATCGAGAAAACGGCGCAGCATTTCTCCCGACATCCGGGCCTCCACGGAGGAGATGTTCTCGATGACCAGATGATGTTCTGCTGCATGGCACGCCTGCAGCAAACCCAGTATTACGTCTGCAGCATAACTCGGCATGTGATGATCGGGTTCGGAAGCGTGGAGGATCTCCGTATGCGATCCGATGATCAGTCCGAGGGCATGGGATTTGCCCCCGCGCAGCAAGCTGGCGGCCCTGTTCGGCTTGTAGTCGAGGTCCCGTATCGCCTGTTCAACGCGATCGCGCAGCTCTGCAGCGACGGTCGGAGCCCCGTTGAGAACACGGGAAACGGTCTTGAAAGACACGCCGGCGTGTTTGGCGATGTCGACAATGGTCACAGACCGTTTCAAGCATTCCCCCTGAGCACCTGCCGCAGAATAGGTTCACGGTTCAGGCGGCTGCTCCGTGAACGCCAGCCGCCTTTGCCGTGCCCACCACGGCAGAGGCCATGGCCGGAGGGCAATTACTCCAGAGCGGTCGGGATGGCCAGTGACGGATGATCGCCGCTGCGGGGGGCGTCATCCCTTCAAACCGCTGCGGCAAGATTGCCGTGAAGCAATTTGGCCCAGGCTCACCGTTTTGCGTACATGATCCGCAGCGTGGCGAACAAACGGCTGATGGCTTCGGCATTGACGACCGGTTCGTTGTCGCTGCGGCGCGCATAGGTCGTCATGAGAAGTCGCTTCGTGCTGTTCGCGGTCATAGCACATACGCCGTCCCGCGAGACGCTGACCGGCAACGCCATGCACCAAAAGGCGGGGCCTTCCCCCTTGCTGCCGGTTCGTGCCGCGACGCCGATCGGAGTATCGACGAGCTTGCTGGCTTTCACTTCCAGCATTGTTGCGGCGTCGTCAGGGGCGGTATTGGCGGCGACGACCGGCGTGTCGTACATATAGACGTCTATGGCCGGCGCGCCGGCGTAAACGATCCGCGAACGGGCGATCCAGTCGGCGCTGCTGGGAGGATCGAGCTCCACTTCCTGCCGGGTGACGCGTTCGGCCCCATTGCCGCTGCCCACCGGCGGAAGCGTGCCGGCGAGAGCGCGTGCGGTGAAGGCACGCTTCCCGCTCGACGCCCCGACGGTTGTCTGGCGCACGCCGGCAGAGGAACCGCCAAGAGTGCCGAGCGCTTCCTGGGCAAGGTCCACCGTGCGATTGTAGCTATCCTTGTCTTTGCCCAGGTCCAGCTGGCCTAACGACATTGTCGCGCCGGTATCAGGCGCCGGAACACCATGCCCCCCTGTTTCGGCGGGATGGCTCTCGTTCGCGGCAACCGTCGTGTTCCCGGCATTGGACGAGGGGTGGCAACCCGCCAGCAAGGCGATTGCGACGATGCTCGGATACACTCTCATTTCGATCGCCCCATTTTCTTTGGACAAATATATTGTTATAAGAATGCATAGCGCTCCGCAAGAGGAAACAGGGCGCTTCACACAATTATGGCTTGCGCGCCGACTGATCCGTTGGAACAAGGAAAGCTATCCACGACCGCGCGCTTTCGGGGGTGAAAATGCGGTGGTTCAAGCAGATACTCGCGTTCCTGTCGCTCTCGGTGATCGCGATCCCCGCGCTTGCCGAAACCGATCATCTGAAGCGCAGCGTCGTGCGGGTGGTCACGCTCGCGCAGACAGCGGACGGTGTCGTCGTTGTCGGCCATGGCACCGGCTTCGCGGTCAGCCCGAGCGACATTGTGACCAACGCCCACGTCGTTGAAGACTATCTCCAGCTCAAGGCACAAGGCACCCCGGCTGCGCTGTGGGTCATCCCGGCGCGCGGCGGAAAGCCGCTCGATGCCTCCGTCAAGGCTTTCGACCGCGACGGGAACGATCTGGCGGTGGTGAATATTGGCGAGGCCACGATTCCCCGCGCCACGCTCTATGGCGGTTCGATCAGCGGCGATCTCGAGGCCGCCGCCCTTGGCTATCCCGGAAACGTCGATCGCGCGCGCAGCGTTGGCGCGGACGGCACCGTGAGCCCGAGCGCGCCCGAAGTGCGACGCGCGCAGATCACGTCGGTTCGCGACAGTGGCGCGCCCTGGAACGTGGACAAGGGCGTCCTGGTCCACGATCTCGCCACGGCGCCCGGCGACTCCGGCGGGCCGATCTCCGATCTCTGCGGCCGCGTGTTGGGCGTCAACGAGTCCGGTACGAAGACGGGGGAATCCGGAGCGAATTTCGGCTTCGCGATTACCGGCGCGGATCTGCGCGCGTTCCTGGACGCCAACGGCATCCAGTATGCCAGCACCATGCAGCCGTGCCTGAGCGACCGGCAGGCCACGGAACGCCAGGTCGATGCGATGTTCGCCGCCACCAATGCCGCCATGGCCAAGCTTCGCGACGCCGAGGCGGCCGACAAGGTGGCCGAGAGCATCAGGCGCGGCAAGACGATCCTCTGTGCATTGGCGCTTCTCGTCGTGGCCGCGCTCGCGGCCTGGCGCTGGCGCAAGGACGATCTGCGTGGAGCCGCCATCTTCGGCACGTTTGCGGTGGCGGCTCTGGCCGGCATCGTCATCGTTCAGCGTTCCCAGACCGCTGCCGCCGCACCCAACGTCCTGGCGGACACCGGCGACGCGACCTGCGCACTGGACGATCAGGCAAGCCGCATTGTCTTCGACACCGATGACAACAACCGGAAGACGGTCATCTCCCTGCTTGCCGGCCAGTGTTACGGGTCGGGGCGCAAGCTGTTCGCGCGCAACGGCGACGTCCTGACAAACGTCAATATCGATTCCGCGGACGAGAGCGTCTCGGTGTCATCGATCGACAAGGCGTCAGGGCGCTTCGAGTATCGCAATTATCTGCTCGAAAGTGAGCCTTTTGCGGCCGCGAAGGCGGCGCTCGAGAAGACGCCCGTGCAGGTCTGCGATGCGAGCGGCAAAGGCGGCGATCCCGCGCTGGCAGCCCGGCGCGTGAGCGAGGTTAGCGCGCTGCTGCCCAAAACCCCCACCGAGACGATCATCTGGAATTGCAAGCCCGATTCCAAAAATCCGCCGGCGAAATCTCGCGCGTGAGCGCCAACTTCGCCGGCATCGGACAGATACGACTCATC
This window of the Novosphingobium sp. EMRT-2 genome carries:
- a CDS encoding LacI family DNA-binding transcriptional regulator, which encodes MTIVDIAKHAGVSFKTVSRVLNGAPTVAAELRDRVEQAIRDLDYKPNRAASLLRGGKSHALGLIIGSHTEILHASEPDHHMPSYAADVILGLLQACHAAEHHLVIENISSVEARMSGEMLRRFLDLVKLDGVILVPPLCDIAWVLDLLDHAGIPFARINPGLDLDRGLCFVIDNNKAAHDVGEAILAMGHRRIGFIDGPESHTAQRERKIGFLDIVGSVAGTRVEVRQGNFLFTSGFEMGHELLALAERPTAIFAANDEMAAGVLAAAIERGIDVPGQLSLVGFGGLAVSAHTWPRIATVRQSTIEIARLAGNSLIKRDTRDGVTWDRVVTMPYELVPRQSLAPVAR
- a CDS encoding serine protease is translated as MRWFKQILAFLSLSVIAIPALAETDHLKRSVVRVVTLAQTADGVVVVGHGTGFAVSPSDIVTNAHVVEDYLQLKAQGTPAALWVIPARGGKPLDASVKAFDRDGNDLAVVNIGEATIPRATLYGGSISGDLEAAALGYPGNVDRARSVGADGTVSPSAPEVRRAQITSVRDSGAPWNVDKGVLVHDLATAPGDSGGPISDLCGRVLGVNESGTKTGESGANFGFAITGADLRAFLDANGIQYASTMQPCLSDRQATERQVDAMFAATNAAMAKLRDAEAADKVAESIRRGKTILCALALLVVAALAAWRWRKDDLRGAAIFGTFAVAALAGIVIVQRSQTAAAAPNVLADTGDATCALDDQASRIVFDTDDNNRKTVISLLAGQCYGSGRKLFARNGDVLTNVNIDSADESVSVSSIDKASGRFEYRNYLLESEPFAAAKAALEKTPVQVCDASGKGGDPALAARRVSEVSALLPKTPTETIIWNCKPDSKNPPAKSRA